A window of Cryptomeria japonica chromosome 3, Sugi_1.0, whole genome shotgun sequence contains these coding sequences:
- the LOC131037210 gene encoding cationic peroxidase 1, with protein MKTTSLFACITALLIILCFRASNGQLSPTFYATSCPLALSTVKTAVTAAVAKEKRMAASLLRLHFHDCFVNGCDGSILLDDTSTFTGEKTAGPNANSVRGYEVIDTIKSRLEAVCSGVVSCADIVTISARDSVVLLGGPSWTVQLGRRDSTSASLSGANSNLPSPLSDLSTLISAFQAQGLSTKDMIALSGAHTIGQARCTTFRSRVFNDTNIDSAFATSVQANCPSNGGDDTLSPLDLVTPTFFDNTYYKNLRSQKGLLHSDQELFNGGSADSLVTSYSTNPISFFSDFAAAMVNMGNISPLTGTNGQVRTNCRKAN; from the exons ATGAAGACTACTAGTCTTTTTGCATGTATTACTGCTTTGCTCATCATTCTATGTTTTAGAGCTTCCAATGGGCAACTCAGTCCAACATTCTATGCCACGTCATGTCCCCTTGCATTGAGTACAGTTAAGACTGCTGTTACTGCAGCTGTGGCAAAGGAGAAACGAATGGCTGCATCATTACTCCGCCTTCACTTTCATGATTGTTTTGTAAAT GGATGTGATGGATCCATACTGTTGGACGATACCTCGACATTCACTGGAGAAAAGACTGCAGGACCAAATGCGAATTCTGTGAGAGGGTACGAAGTGATAGACACCATTAAAAGTCGGTTAGAAGCTGTTTGCAGTGGAGTTGTGTCTTGTGCAGATATTGTAACCATATCTGCTCGTGATTCTGTTGTACTT TTGGGAGGGCCATCATGGACAGTACAGTTGGGAAGAAGAGACTCAACTAGTGCAAGCTTAAGTGGTGCCAACAGCAATCTACCTTCTCCCCTTTCAGATTTAAGTACACTTATCTCTGCATTTCAAGCTCAAGGCCTTTCTACCAAGGATATGATTGCTCTTTCAG GTGCTCATACGATTGGTCAAGCAAGATGCACCACCTTCAGATCTCGTGTCTTCAATGACACCAATATCGATTCTGCATTTGCCACCTCTGTTCAGGCGAATTGTCCAAGCAATGGTGGTGATGACACCCTGTCACCTTTAGATCTTGTCACTCCCACTTTCTTTGACAATacttattacaaaaatttgagaaGCCAGAAAGGTCTCCTTCACTCTGATCAAGAACTATTTAATGGAGGTTCTGCGGATTCCTTGGTTACTAGTTACAGCACCAATCCAATTAGCTTTTTCAGTGATTTTGCAGCAGCTATGGTGAATATGGGGAACATCAGCCCTCTCACAGGCACCAACGGACAAGTTAGAACAAACTGCAGGAAAGCCAACTGA